A region from the Phycisphaerales bacterium genome encodes:
- a CDS encoding helix-hairpin-helix domain-containing protein, with amino-acid sequence MILLVVFVIISGAALIMTSLSFLGRAEMRSAALVNRTSQAHALAWSGVQAVMAELDRQRSDLLNGAEPQITDNWSLYGSETERGMVYLLPVGLEDELFVSESAKLDLNKADADSLSRLGDMLTPEQAQAIVAARQQRPGGRFDSIADLLLVEGITPEMLYGPLERIDVQRAAAESPDADAQFDRRLRYLERGVGGPAPRGLADVLTVYSIEPVLQSSGRYRINLNAQYDDSMHRRIARRFGDELANTVRTFRQNEPDLVIDEKTWYTLLSQADIDESKPDEYIDGFCLDDQHFAQGHVDLNRAPLEVLSALPGLDGELATAIISARETISASERAGVSWLVNSGALTSEQWIAAAPRLTWRTSAWRVLVLGRVLTGDGEGSDVAAECVYEAVIDLSSPQPRVAYLRDVTMLETVIALRSLVPAPPAAEEDDAERAEEPGRAGGQPNAAPEPGSRYTSRRDASGRLIDPATFDNDEENASAAPPEPGRYDASGEDSPPPEDGAEPSPPKPRVKPIGRWTGDR; translated from the coding sequence GTGATCCTGCTGGTGGTGTTTGTCATCATCAGCGGTGCGGCGCTGATCATGACGAGCCTCTCGTTTCTCGGTCGCGCCGAGATGCGCAGCGCGGCGCTGGTCAACCGCACTTCGCAGGCGCACGCTCTGGCGTGGTCGGGCGTGCAGGCCGTGATGGCGGAACTCGATCGCCAGCGATCCGATCTGCTCAACGGCGCCGAGCCACAGATCACCGACAACTGGAGCCTCTACGGCAGCGAGACGGAGCGCGGCATGGTCTATCTGCTGCCCGTCGGGCTCGAAGATGAGTTGTTCGTCTCCGAAAGCGCCAAACTCGACCTCAACAAGGCCGACGCCGATTCGCTCTCGCGCCTCGGTGACATGCTCACGCCCGAGCAGGCCCAGGCGATCGTCGCGGCGCGCCAGCAGCGGCCCGGCGGGCGCTTCGACTCCATTGCCGACCTGCTGCTGGTCGAAGGCATCACGCCCGAGATGCTCTACGGCCCGCTCGAGCGCATCGACGTGCAGCGCGCTGCGGCGGAATCGCCCGACGCCGATGCGCAGTTTGACCGGCGCCTGCGCTACCTCGAGCGAGGCGTGGGCGGGCCGGCGCCGCGCGGCCTGGCGGACGTGCTCACCGTCTACAGCATCGAGCCCGTGCTCCAGTCCAGCGGCCGATACCGCATCAATCTCAACGCGCAATACGACGACAGCATGCACCGGCGCATCGCGCGGCGCTTTGGCGATGAACTGGCCAACACGGTGCGCACCTTCCGCCAGAACGAGCCGGACCTCGTCATCGACGAGAAGACGTGGTACACGCTGCTGTCGCAGGCGGACATAGATGAAAGCAAGCCGGACGAGTACATCGACGGCTTCTGCCTCGATGACCAGCACTTCGCGCAGGGGCACGTCGATCTCAACCGCGCGCCGCTCGAAGTCCTGTCGGCTCTACCCGGCCTGGACGGCGAACTGGCGACGGCGATTATCTCGGCCCGCGAGACGATCAGCGCCAGTGAGCGAGCCGGCGTGTCGTGGCTGGTCAACTCGGGCGCGCTCACGAGCGAGCAGTGGATCGCCGCGGCGCCGCGACTGACGTGGCGCACCTCGGCGTGGCGCGTCCTCGTGCTCGGGCGCGTGCTGACGGGCGACGGCGAGGGGTCTGACGTGGCGGCGGAGTGTGTGTACGAGGCGGTCATCGACCTTTCCAGCCCGCAGCCGCGCGTTGCATACCTGCGCGACGTGACGATGCTCGAAACGGTGATCGCGCTGCGGAGCCTCGTGCCGGCCCCGCCTGCGGCCGAGGAGGATGACGCGGAACGTGCAGAAGAGCCAGGCCGCGCGGGTGGGCAGCCGAATGCAGCGCCCGAGCCGGGTTCCCGGTACACCTCGCGTCGGGATGCGTCGGGTCGCCTGATCGATCCGGCGACGTTTGACAATGATGAAGAGAACGCGTCGGCTGCGCCGCCCGAGCCGGGTCGCTACGATGCCTCCGGCGAGGACAGCCCGCCGCCGGAGGACGGGGCCGAGCCTTCGCCTCCCAAGCCGCGCGTCAAGCCAATCGGGCGCTGGACAGGAGACCGCTGA
- a CDS encoding type II secretion system protein GspG produces MAHRFSPRAMRRRAAAGFTLIEVLIVLVIVLAIGAIVAVNLMPRRDQALEDTERVQLRMIESALEQFYLDMGRYPTEDEGIAVLWDKTKLEDENEQGKHMGNYFAQGKKNLKDRWGNEYGYRPIDEEAGVTGEEADGRKYELWSNGKDGEEGTADDIKLDESNDEETDAGESGI; encoded by the coding sequence ATGGCTCACCGATTCTCGCCCCGCGCGATGCGCCGACGCGCTGCCGCGGGCTTTACGCTCATTGAAGTGCTCATCGTGCTGGTGATCGTCCTGGCGATCGGCGCCATCGTGGCGGTGAATCTCATGCCCCGCCGCGACCAGGCGCTTGAAGACACTGAGCGCGTGCAGTTGCGCATGATCGAGTCGGCGCTCGAGCAGTTCTATCTCGACATGGGCCGCTATCCCACTGAGGATGAAGGTATCGCCGTGCTTTGGGACAAGACCAAACTCGAAGACGAGAACGAACAAGGCAAGCACATGGGCAACTACTTCGCCCAGGGAAAGAAGAACCTCAAGGACCGCTGGGGAAACGAGTACGGCTATCGGCCCATCGATGAAGAGGCGGGGGTCACGGGCGAGGAAGCCGACGGCCGCAAGTACGAACTCTGGTCCAACGGCAAGGACGGCGAAGAGGGCACGGCCGACGACATCAAGCTCGACGAGTCCAACGACGAAGAGACCGACGCCGGCGAGAGCGGAATCTGA
- a CDS encoding type II secretion system F family protein, producing MPVFEYIARNTAGERVVGQAAGHSTQAVVADLEAKSLFPVSVREQSGVSERGVRVSTRAMSTFYRQLGELLHSGVPILRALQLLSRSKSNPKLGAVIGRIAEDVSDGEGLAESMAKHPRTFPTIHIAMVRAGERGGFLEEVLKRLAMFLHRQAELRSTILSSMIYPIVLVVVGTIVVVSVMIIFVPKFRSMLEGIGTLPLPTRIVMGASDLLTQHGWLVFVAAAGLIAFAWWARQQAEVRQWASRHVLHVWIIGPLVSSTAVARFCRILGTLLANGIPMLQAMSISKEATGNAVMIEAIEKATKSVQSGETLAEPLASSGLFEEDVIEVIRIGESANNLEEVLVSIAETIESRVDRLLSTAVRLLEPLLLLLLGATLLFIILALVVPLVLLSAQAGG from the coding sequence ATGCCCGTCTTCGAGTACATCGCCAGGAACACCGCGGGCGAGCGCGTGGTCGGCCAGGCGGCTGGGCACAGCACGCAAGCCGTCGTGGCCGATCTCGAAGCCAAGTCGCTCTTCCCCGTTTCGGTGCGCGAGCAGTCGGGCGTTTCGGAGCGCGGCGTGCGCGTCTCGACCCGGGCGATGTCCACGTTCTACCGGCAGCTGGGCGAACTGCTCCACAGCGGCGTGCCGATTCTCCGCGCGCTGCAACTGCTCAGCCGCAGCAAGAGCAATCCCAAACTCGGCGCGGTCATCGGCCGCATCGCGGAAGACGTATCGGATGGCGAGGGACTGGCCGAGTCGATGGCCAAACACCCGCGGACGTTTCCAACCATCCACATCGCGATGGTGCGCGCCGGCGAGCGCGGCGGGTTTCTCGAAGAGGTCCTCAAGCGCCTGGCGATGTTCCTGCACCGCCAGGCGGAGCTGCGCTCGACGATTCTCAGTTCGATGATCTATCCGATCGTGCTCGTGGTGGTGGGCACGATCGTGGTTGTGTCGGTCATGATCATTTTTGTTCCCAAGTTCCGCTCGATGCTCGAAGGCATCGGCACGCTGCCCCTGCCCACGCGCATCGTCATGGGCGCCAGCGATCTTCTCACGCAGCACGGCTGGCTCGTGTTCGTCGCCGCGGCCGGGCTGATTGCTTTCGCGTGGTGGGCCCGGCAGCAGGCGGAAGTGCGGCAGTGGGCGTCGCGCCACGTGCTGCACGTGTGGATCATCGGGCCGCTCGTGTCGAGCACAGCAGTGGCTCGCTTCTGCCGCATTCTCGGCACGCTGCTGGCCAACGGCATTCCGATGCTCCAGGCCATGTCGATCAGCAAGGAGGCGACCGGTAACGCCGTGATGATCGAGGCCATCGAGAAGGCGACCAAGTCGGTTCAATCCGGCGAGACGCTCGCCGAGCCGCTGGCGTCGAGCGGCCTGTTTGAAGAGGACGTGATTGAAGTCATTCGAATCGGCGAGTCGGCCAACAACCTGGAAGAGGTGCTGGTGTCGATTGCCGAGACGATCGAGTCGCGCGTCGATCGGCTGCTGAGCACGGCGGTGCGGCTGCTCGAGCCGCTGCTGCTGCTTTTGCTGGGCGCCACGCTGCTTTTCATCATTCTGGCGCTGGTCGTGCCGCTCGTGCTGCTCAGCGCCCAGGCCGGCGGCTGA
- a CDS encoding 6-carboxytetrahydropterin synthase: protein MLLLTRTVRFCIGQPGARVDEATGGRHNTFAAWPSMRGLGRYYEIDVQCAGQADPVTGYFRNIRDIDQAVRNGALPIIDAAIRDDPNVEPWTLMTRLVQAVNEELGGCVRQLTWRLTPFYSVSMETDSMPQCVIRQQFEFAASHRLDCERLSPQENRRIFGKCNNEAGHGHNYRVEVAVAIDPGSPFSLADLEAIVSRALIERFDHKYLNVDCAEFADLNPSVENIARVSHDLLEPELAAARMPLRAVTVWETEKTSCTYPG, encoded by the coding sequence ATGCTCCTGCTCACCCGCACCGTCCGCTTCTGCATTGGACAGCCCGGCGCGCGGGTGGATGAGGCCACCGGCGGCCGGCACAACACCTTCGCCGCCTGGCCGAGCATGCGCGGCCTGGGCCGGTACTACGAGATCGACGTGCAGTGCGCCGGGCAGGCCGATCCCGTCACGGGCTACTTCCGCAACATCCGCGACATCGACCAGGCGGTGCGGAATGGCGCGCTGCCCATCATCGACGCCGCGATCCGCGACGATCCCAACGTCGAGCCGTGGACGCTCATGACCCGGCTCGTGCAGGCGGTGAACGAAGAATTGGGCGGCTGCGTACGGCAGTTGACGTGGCGCCTCACGCCCTTCTACAGCGTTTCGATGGAGACCGATTCCATGCCCCAGTGCGTGATCCGACAGCAGTTCGAGTTCGCCGCGTCGCACCGGCTCGATTGCGAGAGACTTTCGCCGCAGGAGAACCGCCGCATCTTCGGCAAGTGCAACAACGAAGCGGGCCACGGGCACAACTACCGCGTCGAAGTCGCCGTGGCGATCGATCCCGGCTCGCCGTTCAGCCTGGCGGACCTCGAGGCGATCGTCAGCCGCGCGCTCATCGAGCGCTTCGACCACAAGTATCTCAATGTGGACTGCGCCGAGTTCGCCGATCTGAATCCGAGCGTGGAGAACATCGCGCGCGTGTCGCACGATCTGCTCGAGCCCGAGCTGGCTGCCGCGCGAATGCCGCTGCGCGCTGTGACGGTCTGGGAGACGGAAAAGACCAGTTGCACCTACCCGGGATAG
- a CDS encoding VWA domain-containing protein — MPLIRVEHPEALWLLLLAIPLAAAGWWLLSSSDQFRKGVIVALRVIVFVLLVLVLAGLSREEKHDQLTVIGLADISGSVRHFADFPPVAETAPPDNLAYIRKWFREAARQRRTGDRFGLIVFDGAARAVTAPTAARQYHDHPFDIVQREGTNLAQAIEFGLAMFPPDSARRLVLFTDGVETAGSALAAAMDAAGVTQGSRGVPIDIVPVSYREGAEVQVDRVEVPANARPGQRITARVVIQSTAAASGRLDLLLEGEPLDLNGREPGRSRPVQLKPGTNVQLIEVELVPTAVNRFNAVFTLDDPSQDTMLENNVAEAFTVTPQQGAVLVVNNVYNGDGTILPKVLEEAGLTVKIVGPRDLPPSPVELQAYDLVILENLPAEEVPADQQKLLAQYVQDFGGGLVMVGGYDSFGAGGWINTPLDPIIPVDMRIPDELRVPTAAIAIVLDRSGSMNDAGGPGQTKQEVANEGAAVAIGTLDRMDYITVIAFSGGADVVVPIRRVGDSKDIAKKVRSITGDGGTNMGPALRQAEQSLKSVEADVKHVICLTDGRSMPDDFIGIARSMRQSGITLSTIAVGQDIDGPLLSQLATEGGGEFYAVINPRILPRIFVKEIRVVRRPLVREIPFTPFVEAAGSPLTDALPRPIPQLGGLVLTQPRDNPDVNLLMVAPEGQPILAHWQAGLGRVAAFTSDAHDRWAREWIDWPGYRQMWTALARTIARPAGSSNFELMTTFDGDRLVVTLRHIDVDEDESKQPSPTMVSVPGVAYMPDGRRLELRLRPTGPGAYSAVLPAEDSGHYVVALTPRLAGGAVDLVIGGVSRSSGIEYRRLVSNIDLLEEIASRTGGRLLDWQRPAEADLFDRKEIPPSIGLVPMWGPLLILATLLFVMDVASRRIAWSTPAIVAALQRARARVGMGGVVTTGEATAVGSLRRAVDAIEQRLNSERETFEQRRQPQRTGQAEPGEPIELATEIEAAARAAAEPTPEDLEKIERERETRRRALAQKRREALAAIKGKERPPDPKAAAEPPPPADGPRTSQTLAERMRKRREQERG; from the coding sequence TTGCCGCTCATTCGCGTTGAACATCCCGAGGCGCTCTGGCTGCTGCTGCTGGCGATTCCGCTGGCCGCGGCCGGCTGGTGGCTGCTGTCTTCCTCGGACCAGTTCCGCAAGGGCGTGATCGTCGCCTTGCGCGTGATCGTTTTCGTGCTGCTCGTGCTCGTGCTGGCGGGGCTGTCGCGCGAGGAGAAGCACGATCAGCTGACGGTGATCGGTCTGGCGGATATCAGCGGCTCGGTGCGCCACTTTGCCGATTTCCCGCCCGTCGCCGAGACCGCGCCGCCTGACAACCTGGCCTATATCCGTAAGTGGTTTCGCGAAGCGGCGCGACAGCGCCGCACCGGCGACCGCTTCGGCCTGATCGTCTTCGACGGAGCAGCGCGCGCCGTCACCGCGCCCACGGCGGCCAGGCAATACCACGATCACCCGTTCGACATCGTGCAGCGCGAAGGCACCAACCTTGCGCAGGCCATCGAGTTCGGCCTGGCGATGTTCCCGCCGGACTCGGCCCGGCGGCTCGTGCTCTTCACGGATGGAGTTGAGACCGCAGGCTCCGCGCTGGCCGCCGCGATGGATGCCGCCGGCGTCACGCAAGGCAGTCGCGGCGTGCCCATCGACATCGTTCCCGTCTCCTATCGCGAGGGCGCCGAGGTGCAGGTCGATCGCGTCGAAGTGCCCGCCAACGCGCGGCCGGGCCAGCGCATCACGGCCCGCGTCGTGATCCAGTCCACCGCAGCCGCGTCGGGCCGGCTCGATCTGCTGCTCGAAGGCGAGCCGCTCGATCTCAACGGCCGCGAGCCGGGCCGCTCGCGACCCGTTCAACTCAAGCCCGGCACCAACGTGCAGCTCATTGAAGTCGAACTGGTGCCCACGGCGGTCAATCGCTTCAACGCGGTGTTCACGCTCGACGACCCATCGCAGGACACGATGCTCGAGAACAACGTCGCCGAGGCGTTTACCGTAACGCCTCAGCAGGGCGCGGTGCTCGTGGTCAACAACGTCTACAACGGAGACGGCACGATTCTGCCCAAGGTGCTCGAGGAAGCCGGCCTGACCGTCAAGATCGTCGGCCCGCGCGACCTGCCGCCCAGTCCCGTCGAACTCCAGGCCTACGACCTCGTCATTCTCGAAAACCTCCCCGCCGAGGAAGTGCCCGCCGACCAGCAGAAGCTGCTCGCGCAGTACGTGCAGGACTTTGGCGGCGGTCTAGTCATGGTCGGCGGCTACGACAGTTTCGGCGCCGGCGGGTGGATCAACACGCCGCTCGATCCCATCATCCCCGTGGACATGCGCATCCCCGATGAACTGCGCGTGCCCACCGCAGCCATCGCCATCGTGCTCGACCGGTCCGGATCGATGAACGACGCGGGCGGCCCGGGCCAGACCAAGCAGGAAGTCGCCAACGAAGGCGCGGCTGTCGCCATCGGCACGCTCGACCGCATGGACTACATCACCGTCATCGCCTTCAGCGGCGGCGCCGACGTCGTCGTGCCCATCCGGCGCGTCGGCGACTCAAAAGACATCGCCAAAAAAGTGCGATCAATCACCGGCGACGGCGGCACGAACATGGGCCCGGCGCTGCGCCAGGCCGAGCAGTCGCTCAAGAGCGTCGAGGCCGACGTCAAGCACGTCATCTGCCTCACCGACGGCCGCAGCATGCCTGATGACTTCATCGGCATCGCGCGCTCCATGCGGCAAAGCGGCATCACGCTCAGCACCATCGCGGTCGGCCAGGACATCGACGGCCCCCTGCTGAGCCAGTTGGCGACGGAAGGTGGCGGCGAGTTCTACGCCGTCATCAACCCGCGCATCCTGCCGCGCATCTTCGTCAAGGAGATTCGCGTCGTGCGCCGCCCGCTGGTGCGCGAAATACCCTTCACGCCGTTTGTCGAAGCGGCCGGCTCGCCGCTCACGGACGCCCTGCCGCGCCCGATTCCGCAACTGGGCGGACTGGTGCTGACCCAGCCGCGCGACAATCCGGATGTGAACCTGCTGATGGTTGCGCCCGAGGGCCAGCCGATTCTCGCGCACTGGCAGGCGGGCCTGGGACGCGTCGCGGCGTTTACCTCCGACGCGCACGACCGCTGGGCCCGCGAGTGGATCGACTGGCCCGGCTACCGGCAGATGTGGACAGCGCTGGCCCGCACCATCGCCCGCCCCGCCGGAAGCAGCAACTTCGAGCTCATGACGACCTTCGATGGCGACCGGCTCGTCGTCACGCTGCGCCACATCGACGTCGATGAAGACGAGTCGAAACAGCCCTCTCCCACCATGGTCTCCGTGCCCGGAGTCGCCTACATGCCCGACGGCCGGCGCCTCGAGCTGCGCCTGCGCCCCACCGGGCCCGGCGCCTATTCGGCGGTACTTCCGGCCGAGGACAGCGGTCACTACGTCGTCGCGCTCACGCCGCGCCTGGCCGGCGGCGCGGTGGACCTGGTCATCGGGGGCGTCAGTCGCAGTTCAGGGATCGAATACCGCCGGCTCGTGAGCAACATCGACCTGCTCGAAGAGATCGCCAGTCGCACGGGCGGCCGACTGCTCGACTGGCAACGCCCGGCCGAGGCGGATCTCTTCGACCGCAAGGAAATCCCGCCCAGCATCGGGCTCGTGCCGATGTGGGGGCCGCTGCTCATATTGGCGACGCTGCTGTTTGTCATGGATGTGGCGTCGCGCCGCATCGCGTGGAGCACGCCGGCGATCGTGGCCGCCCTGCAGCGAGCCCGCGCTCGCGTGGGCATGGGCGGCGTCGTCACCACGGGCGAGGCGACCGCGGTCGGCTCGCTGCGGCGCGCCGTCGATGCGATCGAGCAGCGGCTCAATTCCGAGCGCGAAACCTTCGAGCAGCGCCGCCAACCGCAGCGCACAGGCCAGGCCGAGCCCGGCGAGCCGATCGAACTGGCCACCGAGATCGAGGCGGCAGCGCGTGCCGCCGCGGAACCGACGCCGGAAGATCTTGAGAAGATCGAACGGGAGCGCGAAACCCGGCGGCGGGCCCTGGCTCAGAAGCGGCGCGAAGCGCTCGCGGCGATCAAGGGCAAAGAGCGCCCTCCCGATCCCAAGGCAGCCGCCGAACCGCCGCCGCCCGCCGACGGCCCGCGCACCTCCCAGACGCTCGCCGAGCGCATGCGAAAACGCCGCGAGCAGGAGCGAGGCTGA
- a CDS encoding ABC-F family ATP-binding cassette domain-containing protein: MPLLALTNVTYSIGIRRVLDGVTFSVEPGERVGLVGRNGAGKSTLLRLIAGEFAAESGEAIVQRGARVGYLAQDPKFDAAMTLFDVAESAFAELHAAHEQMHELAHRMGETSGDELERIMKRYERLEAEMDRLGGYAVEHRIKETLHGLGFVDEQFELPVSALSGGQRSRVALARLLLENPDLLLLDEPTNHLDIDGRQWLENFLAEQFKGTVILVSHDRYLLDRVVHRIIELEPGRVSTYPGNYAKFRELRAERKVVEQRVYEKQQDRIRSEQKFIDRYRAGQRARQAQGRLSRLERYIDNETIDRPMEMNVMRLNLPKAPRTGDIVFSADGLSKAYDGRTLFHDLEISIGRGERIGIIGPNGSGKSTLAKCLIGEMNPDGGKVRIGSNVSIGHFSQLHEGLDLDLTVWEYLQSVILSIDGGRRASEQQARDLAGAFLFSGDDQDKVLRVLSGGERSRVILAGLVAGGHNVLVLDEPTNHFDIPSSERLEAALNPETGFDGTMLLISHDRALLDACVDRIIALDGQGQVRQMAGNYTAWKELRQRENAAAAQAKAQAAERKREQPPAPVVKSKNVNKAPASSGSLTKMSMSKLEARIEEIENRIRAIDESLMDVRVHTDGRKTKKLSDERASLAAELEPLEFEWSRRADGAE; encoded by the coding sequence ATGCCCCTTCTGGCATTGACGAATGTGACGTATTCGATCGGCATCCGCCGGGTGCTCGACGGCGTGACGTTTTCAGTCGAGCCGGGCGAGCGGGTCGGTCTGGTCGGGCGCAACGGCGCGGGCAAGTCGACGCTGCTGCGGTTGATTGCCGGCGAGTTTGCGGCCGAGAGCGGCGAGGCGATCGTGCAGCGCGGCGCGCGCGTGGGCTACCTCGCGCAGGATCCGAAGTTCGACGCGGCGATGACGCTCTTTGACGTGGCGGAGAGCGCCTTTGCCGAACTCCACGCCGCCCACGAGCAGATGCACGAACTGGCCCACCGCATGGGCGAGACCAGCGGCGACGAACTTGAGCGCATCATGAAGCGCTACGAGCGCCTCGAAGCAGAGATGGACCGCCTCGGCGGCTATGCGGTGGAGCACCGGATCAAGGAGACGCTGCACGGCCTGGGTTTCGTCGATGAGCAGTTTGAACTGCCGGTCAGCGCGCTCTCCGGCGGGCAGCGCTCGCGGGTTGCGCTGGCCCGGCTGCTGCTGGAGAATCCGGACCTGCTGCTGCTCGACGAGCCGACGAACCACCTCGACATCGACGGGCGGCAGTGGCTCGAGAACTTCCTCGCCGAGCAGTTCAAGGGTACGGTCATCCTCGTCAGCCACGACCGGTACCTGCTTGATCGCGTCGTGCATCGGATCATCGAACTCGAGCCCGGCCGCGTCTCGACGTATCCGGGCAACTACGCCAAGTTCCGCGAACTGCGGGCGGAGCGCAAGGTGGTCGAGCAGCGCGTGTACGAGAAGCAGCAGGACCGCATCCGCAGCGAGCAGAAGTTCATCGACCGCTACCGCGCGGGCCAGCGGGCGAGGCAGGCGCAGGGGCGCCTCTCGCGCCTCGAGCGCTACATCGACAACGAGACGATCGACCGGCCGATGGAAATGAACGTGATGCGGCTGAACCTTCCCAAGGCGCCGCGCACGGGCGACATCGTCTTCAGCGCCGACGGGTTGAGCAAGGCCTACGACGGCCGCACTCTGTTTCACGACCTGGAGATATCCATCGGGCGCGGCGAGCGCATCGGCATCATCGGGCCCAACGGGAGCGGCAAATCCACGCTGGCCAAGTGCCTCATCGGCGAGATGAACCCCGACGGCGGGAAGGTGCGCATCGGCAGTAACGTGAGCATCGGACACTTCAGCCAGTTGCACGAAGGGCTCGATCTCGATCTGACGGTGTGGGAGTACCTGCAGTCCGTCATCCTGTCGATCGACGGCGGGCGGCGCGCCAGCGAGCAGCAGGCGCGCGACCTGGCGGGAGCATTTCTGTTCAGCGGGGATGATCAGGACAAGGTGCTGCGCGTGCTCAGCGGCGGCGAGCGCAGCCGCGTGATCCTCGCCGGCCTCGTGGCGGGCGGGCACAACGTGCTCGTGCTCGACGAGCCGACGAACCACTTCGACATTCCGTCGTCCGAACGGCTCGAAGCAGCGCTCAACCCGGAGACGGGCTTTGACGGCACGATGCTGCTCATCAGCCACGACCGCGCGCTGCTCGACGCGTGCGTGGACCGGATCATCGCGCTCGACGGCCAGGGTCAGGTGCGGCAGATGGCCGGCAATTACACGGCGTGGAAAGAACTCCGGCAGCGCGAAAACGCGGCGGCAGCGCAGGCCAAAGCCCAGGCGGCGGAGCGCAAGCGCGAGCAGCCCCCGGCGCCGGTCGTGAAGTCGAAGAATGTGAATAAGGCGCCCGCTTCGAGCGGTTCGCTCACGAAGATGAGCATGTCCAAACTCGAAGCGCGCATCGAAGAGATCGAGAATCGCATCCGGGCGATTGACGAGTCGCTGATGGACGTGCGCGTGCACACCGATGGGCGCAAGACGAAGAAGCTCAGCGATGAGCGGGCGTCGCTGGCGGCCGAACTCGAGCCGCTGGAATTCGAATGGTCGCGCCGGGCAGACGGGGCGGAGTGA
- a CDS encoding NADH-quinone oxidoreductase subunit I → MPMRDEDVVVLTPPSLGRYESAFLPAVFKGLGVTLRHMLGNIGRDGKGAYHDRVLQYPEERREDHDVLDGGIYPGNFRGVHRLNKDEDGRVKCVACFMCSTACPAHCIHIVAEESPWDDREKYPKQFDIDELRCIYCGMCEEACPVDAIELTPQYAIVGMSRPEMIFDKTKLLEVFDQTIGDKPM, encoded by the coding sequence ATGCCAATGCGCGATGAAGATGTCGTCGTCCTGACGCCCCCGAGTCTGGGGCGCTACGAGTCGGCGTTTCTGCCCGCCGTGTTCAAGGGCCTGGGCGTGACGCTGCGCCACATGCTGGGCAACATCGGGCGCGACGGCAAGGGCGCGTACCACGACCGCGTGCTGCAGTACCCCGAAGAGCGGCGCGAGGACCACGACGTACTCGACGGCGGGATCTATCCTGGCAACTTCCGCGGCGTGCACCGGCTCAACAAGGATGAGGACGGGCGCGTCAAGTGCGTCGCGTGCTTCATGTGCTCGACGGCTTGTCCGGCGCACTGCATTCACATCGTCGCCGAAGAGTCGCCCTGGGACGATCGGGAGAAGTACCCCAAGCAGTTCGACATCGACGAACTGCGGTGCATCTACTGCGGCATGTGCGAAGAGGCGTGCCCGGTCGATGCAATCGAACTCACGCCGCAGTACGCCATCGTCGGCATGTCCCGGCCCGAGATGATCTTCGACAAGACCAAACTGCTCGAGGTCTTCGACCAGACGATCGGCGACAAGCCGATGTGA
- a CDS encoding alkaline phosphatase family protein yields MQRIFSFFVVAALCFAGFADPPVLEPGPAEAPSPAPVEARYNFVFVVSVDGLLPGLVAEHGADALPNFARLESGASTHNARTDPDYTLTLPNHTSMITGRPVKGPHGHLWTANTDPPPLATLQSHAGREIVSIFDVAHEHGVSTALYYGKSKFSLWVKSFNGGDDEQDLTITRAARCASIEEVTSRAVETLREWDRGLVFLHYADTDLVGHRSGWDRAVGSPYMQTVQSIDAQLGRLLAAVDGDEAHCGRTAVILTTDHGGGAPFKTHLDETKAANYTIPFVVWLGDQAQRVDLYEINAETRRDPGSGRPGSAEDKAARRLQPIRNGDAGNLALALLGLPPAPGSTINAQQDLRVQPGSK; encoded by the coding sequence ATGCAACGCATATTCTCCTTTTTTGTCGTCGCGGCGCTGTGCTTCGCCGGGTTCGCCGATCCTCCCGTGCTTGAACCGGGGCCTGCCGAAGCGCCTTCGCCGGCGCCGGTTGAAGCGCGGTATAACTTTGTCTTCGTCGTGAGTGTCGATGGCCTGCTCCCGGGGCTGGTGGCCGAACACGGCGCCGATGCGCTGCCGAACTTCGCGCGGCTCGAGAGCGGGGCGAGCACGCACAACGCCCGCACCGATCCGGATTACACCCTCACGCTGCCGAACCACACCAGCATGATCACCGGCCGGCCCGTAAAGGGACCGCACGGGCACCTGTGGACGGCCAACACCGATCCGCCGCCGCTGGCCACGCTGCAGTCGCACGCGGGCCGGGAGATCGTCAGTATCTTTGACGTCGCACACGAGCACGGCGTGTCGACGGCCCTCTACTACGGCAAAAGCAAGTTCTCGCTGTGGGTCAAGAGTTTCAACGGCGGCGATGATGAGCAGGACCTGACCATCACCAGAGCGGCGCGGTGCGCGAGCATTGAGGAAGTTACCAGTCGCGCCGTTGAGACGCTCCGTGAGTGGGATCGCGGCTTGGTGTTCCTGCACTACGCCGACACGGATCTCGTCGGGCACCGCAGCGGGTGGGACCGCGCGGTCGGCTCGCCCTACATGCAGACGGTGCAGTCGATCGACGCGCAACTTGGTCGCCTGCTCGCGGCGGTCGACGGCGACGAGGCGCACTGCGGCCGCACCGCCGTCATTCTCACCACGGACCACGGCGGCGGCGCTCCGTTCAAGACGCACCTCGACGAAACGAAAGCGGCGAACTACACGATCCCGTTCGTGGTGTGGCTGGGCGATCAGGCGCAGCGTGTCGATCTGTACGAGATCAACGCCGAGACGCGCCGCGATCCCGGTTCCGGCCGGCCAGGCAGCGCCGAAGATAAAGCAGCGCGGCGGCTCCAGCCGATCCGCAACGGCGACGCGGGCAATCTGGCGCTGGCGCTGCTGGGACTGCCGCCGGCGCCGGGTTCGACGATCAACGCGCAGCAGGACCTGCGGGTGCAGCCGGGCTCCAAATGA